The Dermacentor silvarum isolate Dsil-2018 chromosome 3, BIME_Dsil_1.4, whole genome shotgun sequence region AGCGAGACGATTTTTCTTGCACCTACATCTGAAAGCGAGATTTTTTCCATTCTCAATTCCTTGAGCAACAAATCAGCCGCTGGTGAGGACGGCATCAAAGCTCAACCTATTAAAGCAGCTGCTCACATAATATGCGGTCCGTTGGAACACATCTATAACAGTATACTTTCCACTGGAGTTTTTCCAGAACAAATGAAGATAGCTCGTGTTGCTGTGATTTTTAAGGGCGGAAATCACAACGACCTCaataattacagacccatttcggTATTGCCATTATTTTCAAAAGTCGCTGAGCGTATTATACATAAGCGCCTAAATGGTTTTCTGCTGGATAAAGGTATTATTTCGGATAAGCAATATGGCTTCCAGAAAAATAAATCAACCGAAATGGCAATATTAAGAATCAGAGATACAATTATAAATAAtattgaagaaagaaagcttaccattggtatatttttagattttcgCAAGGCTTTTGATTCTATCAAACATAAAATATTACTAGATAAGCTCCAAGTATATGGCGTTCGAGGCACAGCGTTAGAACTTATGAATAGTTACCTTGAATCTCGATTGCAATATACTTCATTGCAAGGTTACACTTCGGAAAAAAACGTAATTAAATATGGGGTACCACAAGGTTCGATTTTAGGGCCATTACTGTTTATTGTGTATATAAATGATATAGTACACGTTCCATTAACAGATGAAATAataatgtacgcggatgacactaaTGTTTTCTTTTCTGGTGTTGACCTTCAGGAACTAGAAGTTGCCGCAAATTCTTGGTTAGAAGAACTTCACAAATGGCTACATTTAAACCAGCTCAGtctaaatgcgaaaaaaactaaGTTTACGGTGTTTTATGCaaggaataaagaaataagttACGATGTTAAACTTTACTACTGTGGATCGCAACTAGAACATGTGTCAAGTCATTCTTTCCTAGGAGTTATATTTCATAAAAACTTAAGCTGGACAGAGCACATAAATAAGGTACGCACTAAAGTTGCACGGTCAGTTGGTTTGCTACAACGAATCCGGTACTATGTGCCTGTAAGGCTTGTCAGACAACTGTACTTTTCGCTGGTACATTCCCATCTTAGCTATGGCTTATTAGTATGGGGAAACGGCAATAAAACCGATATAGAAAAACTAGCGGTATTACAACGGCGAGCTGTTCGTTTGCTTAATTCTTCTGATCAATACATAGGATCTTCTAAACTAATGATGCGCTACAATATCCTTAATATTAGAAACTCTTACCAAGCAAAGATCTGCATTCGGTTGTTTAAAGATATCTCCAGCAATTTTGAGACATTTTCAAACCGGTACCTCAGTAGAAACACAGGGTACAGCTTACGCCACACCTCAATAGTAGCGAAGAAACCTAGGACAAACTATGGCATGCAAACTATAGAATATGAAACCATGCGTTTATGTAATACATACCCTAACATTGTTGATGTCGCTAGAGATTGTAGAACTATTCGCCAATTTAAACACTTCATAGTGAACATGTTTCTCTCTTCTGATCTAGATATGCTGTACAAATGTTAAAGCAACAGTGAATTCTTCAGTGTTAAAGGTGCTTGGTTGTTGCATTAGTGAtgtaataattaaattctttaaaTGTTACTTTTATGTTAGTCATGTATTAACTCGTTTGTATGTTATTTTACAAGCGAATGGTGTTCTGCAGTGTGCTTCAAAGATTGTTTTGTATGTAGTTATGAAATGTCTGTTTTACAAACTGCTTTTGTAACTTGCAAATTCCGCTATCTCTGCTGCCCCAGCGAGGTAAGGCCTAGTCAGGAGatttaagccctccttttgccttacctcgcgggcaaaccttgtacctgttttgcccgaataaaaaaaaatgtagtgtTCCCTTTCATACTGGGCGTCCCTGTACATTTGACACAAAAAGCGAAGAATGGATGTAGAAGCTCCATCAAAAAATTTACTGACAGTTTTCATGGAATTTTCAAGGTTTCACTTCATGCGTTATGTTTCCTGTGTATATTCAGTACTGCAAGACCTCAAACCGCGAATTTCTAATCAGTCGGCACATTCTGGAAGTTGATGTTCGGAACATGTTTCAGTGGCCAGTTATGTAATAATAGTTGCCAATTCACAATTTCCATTTGTCCGTCATGAGCAACACATACAACGTTCATGCTGAATACAATATTGTTAAAGGAAATATGAATAATGTACAATCTAAACACGACATTAAAGCTTCTCACTTTTGTGGCTTCTGCACAAAGGTGCCCGAGTTATTTTGGGGGTGAGTTCTTAGCATAATTTCAGATGCGTGGGTTGAAGTGCATTTACCAGGCAATGAAACTCAGTACTAAGGGTCATATTGTGGAAATTTACTTTCTTTAAGCCACTTCGAAGCAAGTTTGCGCGAGGAGCCGTTTGTTCCTCCTAACTACAAATTATCGCTAAGAGAAGCAATCGCATTCTGAAAGCTACCTGAATCCGTCCGCATGAAAAAAGTGATTTCGTACATGATATGCAACTGATCCCGCGGGTCTGAGTTCGAAGGAAGCCGTCTCTTATGTCTCTCGTGAGCCCCTTCAGTCAGCAAAACAAAGCATGTGTGTCAAATATCGTTTTCGTGTTGAAGTGTTAATAAACCGACGCGTGACTTCCATTTTGTTACGGTGATAAATCGACACTAACGAGGGCAAGATATGACAAGGCCTGACAACAATGGCATCCTAACAGTTGTTTTTTTAACTATTTCCGTTCTTCAGGCTCGTATGGAGCCGTTATACGCACGCTTAGGCCCCAGAGCGCTTAAGCGCGcccgcgcgcgtgcgtgtgtgcttgtgtgttttTTTGAAATCCATACACGCCGGGCTCGCGTATCGTCACCTGTCAGCGACCTGCGACATTACACACGTGTACACAAGCATCACGTGGGCCAGTAATTAGGTGAAGCGCTATTTTAGGGCGAGGAACTGAGACAGGAAGGATAAAGCCGCGCATACCTTCCGGACTGCCTTACGGTCAGCGAGAATCAAGGGGGTGTGCACCAATCATACTTCACAATGAAGTTTTCCAGAATTGATGTAAGATGTCCTAACCATAAGAAAGCCTTTCTCACTAAACTCAAGAAGGCTTCAGAATTTGGACTTAGGAGCGACTGGATTACTGGACACGAATAACATGCTCCACCTGGACATTATTCTAGAGCAAGCTCTGACTAAGCTCTTTATGTGCGAATTGAACGTAAGGGGGGTTGTGCGCGTATAAGAAGGATTTCTCGATTTTATGCCTGAGATACCTTATTTCGTAAATAACTTCGGCCAAAAATAAATGTCCGTGAAGGAAAAGCAAGATTTTTATTAGTATTCACGATCGAAAATGCACACATGTTCAAATGACTCGATGGTTACAAAATCGTGTTTTCTATGGGCACGTCCTTTCTTCAACAATGCTGAAGTCCCGTTCGTGCAGCTGTAGCACTAGTGCACGTTCGGCCGACTCTGTTCGCAGTAGGCCTGCTGTAATCAGGTTCGGCTTACTGAAATTCGTGGACGCACTCCAGTCAGCGCAAACTTAGAGATGGCGAGCCATTTTCAAGTCACTCACATCTTGTCAATAATTTATACAACAAACTAGAAACTAGTGCCCTTGTAAGCAGCGCGATCAACCCTTGTAACCGTACCCGCCGTATCCGTAGCCGCCTCCATATCCCAGACCACCTCCGTATCCCAAACCGCCTCCATATCCCAAGCCACCTCCGTAGCCTCCGCCGAGTCCGGCACCTCCACCGAGTCCGGCTCCTCCGCCGTATGATCCTCCTCCGAGGCCGGAGTGCGCGACCAGTGCTCCGCCGCTGGACAGCTTGTTCACTTGGTGGATAGTCCTGACCAGGAAGGCTGGACCGGGCACAGCCTTGTACAGT contains the following coding sequences:
- the LOC119444386 gene encoding uncharacterized protein LOC119444386; translation: MNALTIVTILSAVLATTMAGGVGYGGLGYGGLGYGGLGYGAGYGLGGGLGAGGVGVGSSVALLRGGPGLYKAVPGPAFLVRTIHQVNKLSSGGALVAHSGLGGGSYGGGAGLGGGAGLGGGYGGGLGYGGGLGYGGGLGYGGGYGYGGYGYKG